In one window of Mesorhizobium sp. B2-1-1 DNA:
- a CDS encoding BA14K family protein — MNKVLSGLLATTLSASFAVAAAMPVEAAPAYVPQPASVSSDVQTVQYRPWERRRNFRGEFRGNRNFYRDNRGAYWNGHRGYREYRPGYRRHGDFWFPLAAFATGALITGAIANNRNRVYEGNSHVQWCYDRYRSYRASDNTFQPYNGPRQQCISPY; from the coding sequence ATGAACAAAGTCCTGTCGGGTTTGCTGGCGACCACACTGTCAGCTTCGTTCGCAGTGGCGGCGGCCATGCCGGTCGAAGCCGCACCGGCCTATGTGCCGCAGCCTGCATCGGTCTCGTCCGATGTCCAGACCGTGCAGTACAGGCCCTGGGAGCGGCGCCGTAACTTCCGCGGCGAGTTTCGCGGCAACCGCAACTTCTACCGCGACAACCGCGGAGCCTACTGGAACGGCCATCGCGGCTACCGTGAATATCGCCCGGGCTATCGCCGTCACGGCGATTTCTGGTTCCCGCTGGCTGCTTTCGCCACTGGCGCGCTGATAACCGGCGCGATCGCCAACAACCGGAACCGCGTCTATGAAGGCAATTCGCATGTGCAGTGGTGCTATGACCGTTACCGTTCCTACCGCGCATCCGACAACACGTTCCAGCCGTATAACGGCCCGCGCCAGCAGTGCATTTCACCCTACTGA
- the glpD gene encoding glycerol-3-phosphate dehydrogenase: MDASSIRDIFVIGGGINGCGIARDAAGRGFSVFLAEMDDLASGTSSGSTKLIHGGLRYLEFYEFRLVREALMEREVLWKNAPHIIWPMRFVLPYAKGLRPAWLIRLGLFLYDHIGGRKLLPATRTLDMATDPAGKPLKPLFKKAFEYSDGWVNDARLVTLNARDAADRGATIRTRTKVVGARREGGLWTIRIENLRTGETEEVKARLLVNAAGPWVDHVLSGVVGLNDVHNVRLVQGSHIVIAKKFDDPRAYFFQNKDGRIIFAIPYEDEFTLIGTTDQDYPGDPHDVKISDTEIDYLCAAASEYFAQPVKRSDIVWTYSAVRPLYDDGASKAQEATRDYVLKADGGEGTAPIVNTFGGKITTYRRLSESMLEKIEGFLGRRGKPWTANAPLPGGDFAATGFDAQVARLKSAYPFLDQRLARRLTRLYGTRAQMLLGLAKSNADLGRNFGADLYEAEVRYLVENEWAVTSQDVLWRRTKRGLHFSREQTAALDEFMRGISRRHVAAAE; the protein is encoded by the coding sequence GTGGACGCATCTTCGATCCGTGACATTTTCGTCATAGGCGGTGGCATCAATGGCTGCGGCATTGCCCGTGATGCCGCCGGCCGCGGGTTTTCGGTATTTCTGGCCGAGATGGACGATCTCGCCAGCGGAACCTCCTCAGGCTCGACCAAGCTGATCCATGGTGGCCTGCGTTATCTCGAATTCTACGAATTCCGCCTGGTGCGCGAAGCGCTGATGGAACGGGAGGTACTGTGGAAGAACGCGCCGCACATCATCTGGCCGATGCGCTTCGTGCTGCCCTATGCCAAGGGCCTGCGTCCGGCCTGGCTGATCAGGCTCGGCCTTTTCCTTTACGATCATATTGGCGGGCGCAAATTGCTGCCGGCGACCAGAACCCTGGACATGGCCACCGACCCTGCCGGCAAGCCATTGAAACCATTGTTCAAGAAGGCCTTCGAATATTCCGACGGCTGGGTCAACGATGCGCGGCTGGTGACGCTGAACGCGCGTGACGCCGCCGACCGGGGCGCGACCATCCGCACCCGCACCAAGGTGGTCGGGGCGCGCCGCGAAGGCGGGCTGTGGACGATCAGGATCGAAAATCTGCGGACCGGCGAGACCGAAGAGGTCAAGGCGCGGCTGCTGGTCAATGCCGCCGGCCCCTGGGTCGATCATGTGCTTTCCGGCGTCGTCGGCCTCAACGATGTGCACAATGTTCGCCTCGTGCAGGGCAGTCACATCGTCATCGCGAAGAAATTCGACGACCCACGCGCCTATTTCTTCCAAAACAAGGATGGCCGCATCATCTTCGCCATTCCTTACGAGGACGAGTTCACGCTGATCGGCACCACCGACCAGGACTACCCCGGCGATCCGCACGACGTGAAGATCAGCGACACCGAGATCGACTATCTCTGCGCGGCGGCAAGCGAGTATTTCGCCCAACCCGTCAAGCGGTCGGATATCGTCTGGACCTATTCGGCCGTGCGTCCGCTCTATGACGATGGCGCTTCCAAGGCGCAGGAGGCGACACGCGACTATGTGCTGAAGGCCGATGGCGGCGAGGGCACAGCCCCGATCGTCAACACGTTCGGCGGCAAGATCACCACTTATCGCCGGCTGTCGGAATCTATGCTGGAGAAGATCGAAGGCTTTCTCGGCAGGCGCGGCAAGCCGTGGACGGCAAATGCGCCGCTGCCGGGCGGCGATTTCGCGGCGACCGGTTTTGATGCGCAAGTGGCGAGGCTGAAGAGCGCCTATCCCTTTCTCGACCAGCGTTTGGCACGTCGGCTCACGCGGCTCTACGGCACGCGCGCGCAGATGTTGCTTGGCCTTGCCAAATCGAATGCCGATCTCGGCCGCAATTTCGGCGCCGACCTTTACGAGGCCGAGGTGCGCTACCTCGTCGAGAACGAATGGGCCGTCACATCGCAAGATGTGCTGTGGCGCCGGACCAAGCGCGGCCTGCATTTCAGCCGCGAGCAGACGGCGGCGTTGGATGAATTCATGCGCGGCATAAGCCGCCGCCACGTCGCGGCCGCGGAATGA
- a CDS encoding DUF2160 domain-containing protein, with the protein MNLDFSWMAWTWPTAAFFAVIALLLVGMGVWEYASPGGDPRIGVLRFKTTRGDRLFVSLLGSAFIHLAWLGLVGPSLWWALALSVVYAIGVFRYV; encoded by the coding sequence ATGAACCTCGACTTCTCCTGGATGGCGTGGACCTGGCCGACGGCCGCCTTCTTCGCCGTCATAGCGCTGCTGCTGGTCGGCATGGGTGTCTGGGAATATGCCTCGCCCGGCGGCGATCCGCGCATCGGCGTGCTGCGTTTCAAGACGACGCGCGGCGATCGTCTCTTCGTTTCGCTGCTTGGCAGCGCCTTCATCCATCTCGCTTGGCTGGGTCTTGTCGGACCCAGCCTGTGGTGGGCTCTCGCTCTCTCCGTGGTCTACGCCATCGGCGTCTTCCGCTACGTATAG
- a CDS encoding carbohydrate ABC transporter permease encodes MEKPWNNKAWFLVLPMLVLVAFSAVIPLMTVVNYSVQDTFGNNVFFWAGTEWFEELLHSDRFWEAMVRNLIFSFIILAIEVPLGIFIALNMPKKGWGVPVCLVLMALPLLIPWNVVGTIWQVFGRNDIGLLGYYVNALGIDYNYVQDPFDAWVTVIIMDVWHWTSLVVLLCYAGLVSIPDAFYQAAKIDGASRWAVFRYIQLPKMKRVLLIAVLLRFMDSFMIYTEPFVVTGGGPGNSTTFLSIDLVKTALGQFDLGPAAAMSLVYFLIILLLSWVFYTVMTNYDAER; translated from the coding sequence ATGGAAAAGCCCTGGAACAACAAGGCCTGGTTCCTCGTGCTGCCGATGCTCGTGCTGGTGGCGTTCTCGGCCGTTATCCCGCTGATGACCGTCGTCAACTACTCGGTACAGGACACGTTCGGCAATAACGTCTTCTTCTGGGCGGGGACCGAATGGTTCGAAGAGTTGCTGCATTCCGATCGCTTCTGGGAAGCCATGGTGCGCAACCTGATCTTCTCCTTCATCATCCTGGCGATCGAAGTGCCGCTCGGCATCTTCATTGCCCTCAACATGCCCAAAAAGGGCTGGGGCGTGCCGGTCTGCCTGGTGCTGATGGCGCTGCCGCTCTTGATCCCGTGGAATGTCGTCGGCACGATCTGGCAGGTGTTCGGCCGCAACGATATCGGCCTGCTCGGCTACTACGTCAACGCGCTCGGCATCGACTACAATTACGTGCAGGATCCGTTCGACGCCTGGGTCACCGTCATCATCATGGACGTCTGGCACTGGACCAGCCTCGTCGTGCTGCTCTGCTATGCCGGCCTGGTCTCGATCCCCGACGCCTTCTACCAGGCGGCCAAGATCGATGGCGCCTCGCGCTGGGCGGTGTTCCGCTACATCCAGTTGCCGAAGATGAAGCGCGTGCTTCTGATCGCGGTGCTGCTGCGTTTCATGGACAGTTTCATGATCTACACCGAGCCCTTCGTCGTCACCGGCGGCGGTCCGGGCAATTCGACGACCTTCCTGTCGATCGACCTCGTCAAGACCGCGCTCGGACAGTTCGACCTCGGTCCGGCGGCGGCGATGTCGCTGGTCTACTTCCTGATCATCCTGTTGTTGTCGTGGGTGTTCTACACCGTGATGACCAACTACGACGCGGAACGCTGA
- a CDS encoding carbohydrate ABC transporter permease has protein sequence MAGANERTERNLVNGTAASERLASSLSQSELDRRMRRRGEESRWWWIVPTLYIIVLLLPIYWLINMSFKTNAEIVNSLTLYPHAPTLRNYTIIFTDASWYSGYINSITYVVMNMVISVAVALPAAYAFSRYRFLGDKHLFFWLLTNRMAPPAVFALPFFQLYSAFGLIDTHIAVALAHCLFNVPLAVWILEGFMSGVPKEIDETAYIDGYSFPRFFVKIFMPLIASGIGVACFFCFMFSWVELLIARTLTTTDAKPIAATMTRTVSASGMDWGLLAAAGVLTLIPGALVIWFVRNYIAKGFALGRV, from the coding sequence ATGGCCGGCGCCAACGAACGTACCGAGCGCAACCTGGTGAACGGGACCGCCGCTTCGGAAAGACTCGCCAGTTCGCTGTCGCAGAGCGAGCTGGACAGGCGCATGCGCCGCCGTGGCGAGGAATCGCGCTGGTGGTGGATCGTGCCGACGCTCTACATCATCGTCCTGCTGCTGCCGATCTACTGGCTCATCAATATGAGCTTCAAGACCAATGCGGAGATCGTCAATTCGCTGACGCTCTATCCGCATGCGCCGACGCTGCGCAACTACACCATCATCTTCACCGATGCGTCGTGGTATTCGGGCTACATCAATTCGATCACATATGTGGTGATGAACATGGTGATCTCGGTCGCCGTGGCGCTGCCGGCGGCTTACGCCTTCTCACGCTACCGCTTCCTCGGGGACAAGCATCTGTTCTTCTGGTTGTTGACCAACCGCATGGCACCGCCGGCGGTGTTCGCGCTGCCGTTCTTCCAGCTTTATTCGGCATTCGGCCTCATCGATACGCATATCGCGGTGGCGCTGGCGCACTGCCTGTTCAACGTGCCGCTGGCGGTGTGGATCCTTGAGGGCTTCATGTCCGGAGTGCCGAAGGAGATCGACGAAACGGCCTACATAGACGGCTATTCGTTTCCGCGTTTCTTCGTGAAGATATTCATGCCGCTGATCGCCAGCGGCATCGGCGTCGCCTGCTTCTTCTGCTTCATGTTCTCATGGGTGGAACTGCTCATCGCCCGCACGCTGACCACCACCGATGCCAAGCCGATCGCCGCTACCATGACCCGCACCGTGTCGGCGTCGGGAATGGACTGGGGGCTGCTGGCAGCCGCCGGGGTGCTGACGCTGATCCCCGGGGCGCTCGTCATCTGGTTCGTTCGCAACTACATCGCCAAGGGCTTCGCCCTGGGGAGGGTGTGA
- a CDS encoding ABC transporter ATP-binding protein has protein sequence MARIDVNHVRHSYLPNPRTDADFALREVHHTFEDGGAYALLGPSGCGKTTLLNIISGLLHPSHGQLLFNGRDVTRLSTQERNIAQVFQFPVIYDTMTVYDNLAFPLRNRGVPEADVDRKVRETLDMIDLADWARKKARGLTADQKQKISLGRGLVRSDVNAILFDEPLTVIDPHMKWVLRSQLKQLHRRFGYTMVYVTHDQTEALTFADQVVVMYDGGIVQIGTPAELFERPRHTFVGYFIGSPGMNVMPVAIDGKTATLGSQRIQLPGAPKAGSGVVELGIRPEYVRLGRDGMAVHVSKVEDVGRHKVVRASLEGREIAAVIGEDETVPADPKVRFDPAGINIYADSWRVEMGA, from the coding sequence ATGGCGCGCATCGACGTCAACCATGTCAGGCACTCATATCTGCCGAACCCGCGTACCGATGCGGATTTCGCACTGCGGGAGGTGCACCACACTTTCGAGGACGGTGGCGCCTATGCGCTGCTAGGCCCATCCGGCTGCGGCAAGACCACGCTGCTCAACATCATTTCCGGCCTGCTCCACCCCTCGCACGGCCAATTGCTGTTCAACGGCAGGGATGTCACGAGACTGTCGACGCAGGAGCGCAACATCGCGCAGGTGTTCCAGTTCCCTGTCATCTACGACACGATGACCGTCTACGACAACCTGGCTTTCCCGCTGCGCAACCGCGGCGTTCCGGAGGCCGACGTCGACCGCAAGGTGCGCGAGACGCTCGACATGATCGACCTGGCAGACTGGGCCAGGAAGAAGGCGAGGGGCCTGACCGCCGACCAGAAGCAGAAGATCTCGCTCGGCCGCGGACTGGTGCGCTCGGATGTCAATGCGATCCTGTTCGACGAGCCGCTGACCGTCATCGACCCGCACATGAAGTGGGTGCTGCGCTCGCAGTTGAAGCAGCTTCACCGCCGCTTCGGCTACACCATGGTCTATGTTACGCATGACCAGACAGAGGCGCTGACCTTCGCCGACCAGGTGGTGGTCATGTATGATGGCGGCATCGTGCAGATCGGCACGCCGGCCGAGCTGTTCGAGCGGCCGCGCCACACCTTCGTCGGCTACTTCATCGGCTCGCCCGGCATGAACGTCATGCCGGTAGCGATCGATGGCAAGACAGCGACGCTTGGTTCCCAGCGCATCCAATTGCCAGGCGCGCCGAAGGCCGGAAGCGGCGTCGTCGAACTCGGCATCCGTCCTGAATATGTCAGGCTCGGCCGCGATGGCATGGCCGTCCACGTCAGCAAGGTCGAGGATGTGGGCCGCCACAAGGTCGTGCGCGCCAGTCTGGAAGGCCGCGAGATCGCGGCCGTCATCGGCGAGGACGAAACCGTTCCCGCCGATCCAAAAGTGCGGTTCGACCCAGCCGGCATCAACATCTATGCCGATTCCTGGCGTGTCGAGATGGGGGCGTAA
- a CDS encoding DeoR/GlpR family DNA-binding transcription regulator produces the protein MYLSPRHAEIVQMAKDHGRVLVDDLATHFNVTPQTIRKDLNDLCDQRLLSRIHGGALFPSGIENMEYEARRKIAAEEKEAIGSAAARLIPDNASLFINIGTTTESVSKALLDHSGLMVITNNINVANRMRIYPSIEVVIAGGVVRGSDGGVVGEAAVDFIRQFKVDYAVIGASAIDHDGALLDFDFREVKVAQAIIANARHVILVSDRTKFERTAPVRIGHLSQVNTFITDRCDIPSVRKICQEAEVQLIETSLD, from the coding sequence ATGTATCTGTCGCCGCGCCATGCCGAAATCGTCCAAATGGCCAAGGATCATGGCCGCGTCCTGGTCGACGATCTGGCCACCCACTTCAACGTCACGCCGCAGACCATCCGCAAGGACCTCAACGATCTTTGCGACCAGCGGTTGCTGTCGCGCATCCATGGCGGCGCCTTGTTTCCTTCCGGCATCGAGAACATGGAATACGAAGCCAGGCGCAAGATCGCCGCCGAGGAGAAGGAGGCGATCGGCAGCGCGGCCGCCAGGCTGATCCCGGACAACGCCTCGTTGTTCATCAACATCGGCACCACGACGGAGTCGGTCAGCAAGGCGCTGCTGGATCACAGCGGGCTCATGGTCATCACCAATAACATCAACGTTGCTAATAGGATGCGCATCTATCCTTCGATCGAGGTGGTGATCGCGGGCGGGGTGGTTCGCGGCTCGGATGGCGGCGTCGTCGGCGAGGCGGCGGTGGATTTCATCAGGCAGTTCAAAGTCGACTACGCCGTCATCGGCGCCTCGGCAATCGACCATGACGGCGCCTTGCTCGATTTCGATTTCCGCGAGGTCAAGGTCGCGCAAGCCATTATCGCCAATGCCAGGCACGTCATCCTGGTGTCCGACCGGACCAAATTCGAGCGCACGGCGCCGGTTCGCATCGGCCATCTGTCGCAGGTCAACACCTTCATCACCGACCGCTGCGATATCCCCTCGGTGCGCAAGATCTGCCAGGAGGCCGAGGTTCAACTGATCGAAACCTCGCTCGATTGA
- a CDS encoding ABC transporter substrate-binding protein has protein sequence MRRQLLTSTTALVLLLGVGNAYAGMDEAKAFLDKEIGDLSTLSRADQEKEMQWFVDAAKPFAGMDIKVVSETLTTHQYESQVLAPAFTAITGIKVTHDVIQEGDVVEKIQTQMQTGQNLYDGWVNDSDLIGTHWRYQQVRNLTDWMAGEGKDVTNPNLDVKDFIGTSFTTAPDKKLYQLPDQQFANLYWFRYDWFNDEKNKADFKAKYGYDLGVPVNWSAYEDIAEFFTGRDVDGKKVYGHMDYGKKDPSLGWRFTDAWLSMAGNGDKGIPNGLPVDEWGIKVNEKSQPVGSCTARGGDTNGPAAVYSIQKYLDWLKAYAPQEAQGMTFSESGPVPAQGNVAQQIFWYTAFTADMVKPGLPVMNDDGTPKWRMAPSPHGVYWKDGMKLGYQDVGSWTLMKSTPTDRAKAAWLYAQFVTSKTVDVKKSHVGLTFIRDSTIHDKSFTERAPKLGGLIEFYRSPARVQWSPTGTNVPDYPKLAQLWWQAIGDASSGAKSAQEAMDSLCAEQEKVMGRIERSGVQGDIGPKLAEEHDLAYWNADAVKAGNLAPQLKIENEKEKPQTINYDELVKSWQK, from the coding sequence ATGCGACGGCAATTATTGACATCTACGACCGCCCTTGTCCTCTTGCTCGGCGTGGGCAACGCCTATGCCGGCATGGACGAGGCAAAAGCCTTTCTTGACAAGGAGATAGGCGATCTGTCGACGCTTTCGCGCGCCGATCAGGAAAAGGAAATGCAGTGGTTCGTCGACGCCGCCAAGCCGTTCGCCGGCATGGATATCAAGGTCGTGTCGGAAACGCTGACGACGCATCAATACGAGTCGCAGGTTCTGGCTCCGGCCTTCACCGCCATCACCGGCATCAAGGTCACGCACGACGTCATCCAGGAAGGCGACGTCGTTGAAAAGATCCAGACCCAGATGCAGACTGGCCAGAACCTCTATGACGGCTGGGTCAACGATTCCGACCTGATCGGCACCCACTGGCGTTACCAGCAGGTGCGCAACCTGACCGACTGGATGGCGGGCGAAGGCAAGGATGTCACCAATCCGAACCTCGATGTGAAGGATTTCATCGGCACCTCCTTCACCACCGCTCCGGACAAGAAGCTCTATCAGCTTCCCGACCAGCAGTTCGCCAACCTCTACTGGTTCCGCTACGACTGGTTCAACGACGAGAAGAACAAGGCCGACTTCAAGGCCAAGTACGGCTACGATCTCGGCGTTCCCGTCAATTGGTCGGCCTATGAGGACATTGCCGAGTTCTTCACCGGCCGCGACGTCGACGGCAAGAAGGTCTACGGCCATATGGACTACGGCAAGAAGGACCCGTCGCTCGGCTGGCGCTTTACCGATGCCTGGCTATCGATGGCCGGCAATGGCGACAAGGGTATCCCGAACGGCCTGCCGGTCGACGAATGGGGCATCAAGGTCAACGAGAAATCGCAGCCGGTCGGCTCCTGCACGGCGCGGGGCGGCGACACCAACGGCCCGGCCGCCGTCTACTCGATCCAGAAATATCTCGATTGGCTGAAGGCCTACGCACCACAGGAAGCGCAGGGCATGACCTTCTCGGAATCCGGTCCGGTTCCCGCGCAGGGCAATGTTGCCCAGCAGATCTTCTGGTACACGGCCTTCACCGCCGACATGGTCAAGCCCGGCCTGCCCGTCATGAACGACGACGGCACGCCGAAATGGCGCATGGCTCCGTCGCCGCACGGTGTCTACTGGAAGGACGGCATGAAGCTCGGCTACCAGGATGTCGGTTCGTGGACGCTGATGAAGTCGACCCCGACCGACCGTGCCAAGGCCGCCTGGCTCTACGCCCAGTTCGTCACCTCGAAGACGGTGGACGTGAAGAAGAGCCATGTCGGCCTCACCTTCATCCGCGACTCCACCATTCACGACAAGAGCTTCACGGAGCGCGCGCCGAAGCTCGGCGGCCTGATCGAGTTCTATCGCTCGCCGGCCCGCGTGCAATGGTCGCCGACCGGCACAAACGTGCCGGACTATCCGAAGCTGGCACAGCTGTGGTGGCAGGCGATCGGCGATGCCTCGTCGGGCGCAAAGAGTGCGCAGGAAGCGATGGATTCGCTTTGCGCCGAGCAGGAGAAGGTCATGGGCCGCATCGAGAGGTCCGGCGTCCAGGGCGATATCGGGCCGAAGCTCGCCGAGGAACATGATCTCGCCTACTGGAATGCCGACGCGGTCAAGGCCGGCAATCTCGCTCCCCAGCTCAAGATCGAGAACGAGAAGGAGAAGCCCCAGACCATCAACTATGACGAGCTGGTCAAGAGCTGGCAGAAGTAG
- a CDS encoding ABC transporter ATP-binding protein yields the protein MLELRNVTKTVGAVEHIRDVSLTLQHGSLNVLLGPTLSGKTSLMRLMAGLDAPTSGSVWFDGKDVTGQPVQKRKIAMVYQQFINYPAMSVYENIASPLRVAGVEKARIDSQVREAAALLKLTPYLDRTPLSLSGGQQQRTALARAIVKNASLVLLDEPLANLDYKLREELRAELPRIFAAAGTIFVYATTEPHEALLLGGNTATLSQGRITQFGPTIEVFRKPVDLVTARTFADPPLNTIVLAKNGPDFLLEGGVKLPVPAELVGIADGNYTIGFQPHHLSLERPDASAVPVRAKVTITEITGSESFIHLDFADARWVMLTHGIRDFETDEVVEVFIDPRHIMVFDQHGVAVAAAKLAA from the coding sequence ATGCTGGAACTGAGGAACGTCACCAAGACGGTCGGCGCGGTGGAGCATATCCGCGACGTGTCGCTGACGCTCCAGCATGGCTCGCTGAACGTGCTGCTCGGGCCGACGCTGTCCGGCAAGACCAGCCTGATGCGGCTGATGGCCGGCCTCGACGCGCCGACTTCCGGCTCGGTCTGGTTCGACGGCAAGGACGTCACCGGACAGCCAGTTCAAAAGCGCAAGATCGCCATGGTCTACCAGCAGTTCATCAACTACCCCGCGATGAGCGTCTACGAAAACATCGCTTCGCCATTGCGGGTAGCGGGCGTCGAGAAGGCCAGGATCGACAGTCAGGTGCGGGAAGCCGCTGCCCTGCTCAAGCTGACGCCCTATTTGGACCGCACGCCGCTCAGCCTGTCCGGTGGCCAGCAACAGCGCACCGCACTGGCGCGCGCCATCGTCAAGAATGCAAGCCTGGTGCTGCTCGATGAGCCGCTCGCCAATCTCGACTACAAGCTGCGCGAGGAATTGCGCGCAGAACTGCCGAGGATCTTCGCCGCCGCCGGTACCATCTTCGTCTATGCCACGACCGAACCGCACGAGGCGCTGCTGCTCGGTGGCAATACGGCGACGCTGTCGCAAGGCCGCATCACCCAGTTCGGCCCGACCATCGAGGTGTTCCGCAAACCGGTCGACCTGGTGACGGCCAGGACCTTCGCCGATCCGCCGCTCAACACGATCGTGCTGGCCAAGAACGGGCCCGATTTCCTCCTGGAGGGCGGCGTCAAGCTGCCGGTGCCGGCTGAACTTGTCGGCATCGCCGACGGCAATTACACGATCGGCTTCCAGCCGCACCATCTGTCGCTCGAGCGGCCGGATGCGAGTGCCGTGCCGGTGCGGGCAAAGGTCACCATCACCGAGATCACCGGCTCGGAAAGTTTCATCCATCTTGATTTCGCCGACGCGCGCTGGGTGATGCTGACCCATGGCATCCGCGATTTCGAGACCGACGAAGTGGTCGAAGTGTTCATCGACCCGCGTCACATCATGGTTTTCGACCAACACGGCGTCGCCGTGGCCGCGGCAAAGCTGGCGGCCTGA
- the glpK gene encoding glycerol kinase GlpK: MNGFVLAIDQGTTSSRSILFDGDMKVVGSSQQEFTQHYPASGWVEHDPEDIWASVVATVKGALKNAGREASDVAAVGITNQRETVVIWDRATGKPIHNAIVWQDRRTAPLCRKLKKQGLEKTFTRKTGLLLDPYFSGTKIAWMLDKVKGARRRAEKGELLAGTIDSFLIWRLTGGRVHATDATNASRTLVYNIEKNAWDDELLAILNIPARMLPEVKDCADDFGITQKNLFGAEIRILGVAGDQHAATIGQACFEPGMMKSTYGTGCFALLNTGTDLVRSKNRLLTTIAYRLNGKTTYALEGSIFIAGAAVQWLRDGIKVIGKAEQSGKLAAEADPTQDVYLVPAFVGLGAPHWDAEARGAIFGLTRNSGPAEFARAALESVAYQTRDLLDAMRKDWKGTAAKTVLRVDGGMVASDWTMQRLADILDAPVDRPTILETTALGAAWLAGSKAGVWPKAREFAKTWALDRRFRPDMEPAVRSAKLAGWRDAVRRTLSVP, from the coding sequence ATGAATGGCTTTGTCCTGGCAATCGACCAAGGCACCACGTCGAGCCGGTCGATTCTGTTCGACGGCGACATGAAAGTCGTCGGCAGCAGCCAGCAAGAATTCACCCAGCACTATCCTGCTTCCGGCTGGGTCGAGCATGACCCGGAAGATATCTGGGCCAGCGTCGTGGCGACCGTGAAGGGCGCATTGAAGAATGCCGGGCGGGAGGCATCGGACGTCGCCGCGGTCGGCATAACCAACCAGCGCGAGACCGTCGTCATTTGGGACAGGGCGACCGGCAAGCCGATCCACAACGCCATCGTCTGGCAGGACCGGCGCACCGCGCCGCTATGCCGGAAGCTGAAGAAGCAGGGATTGGAAAAGACCTTCACCAGGAAGACCGGCCTGCTGCTCGATCCGTATTTCTCCGGCACGAAGATAGCCTGGATGCTGGACAAGGTGAAAGGCGCCAGGAGACGCGCCGAGAAAGGCGAATTGCTGGCCGGCACCATCGACAGTTTCCTGATCTGGCGCCTGACCGGCGGCAGGGTGCATGCCACCGACGCCACAAACGCCTCCCGCACGCTAGTCTACAACATCGAGAAGAATGCCTGGGACGACGAGCTGCTGGCCATCCTGAACATTCCGGCAAGGATGCTCCCCGAGGTGAAGGACTGCGCCGATGATTTTGGAATCACGCAGAAAAATCTCTTTGGCGCCGAGATAAGGATCCTCGGCGTTGCCGGCGATCAGCATGCCGCGACCATCGGCCAGGCCTGTTTCGAGCCCGGCATGATGAAATCGACCTACGGCACCGGCTGTTTCGCGCTGCTCAACACCGGCACCGACCTGGTGCGCTCGAAGAACCGGCTGTTGACCACGATTGCCTATCGGCTGAACGGCAAGACCACCTATGCGCTGGAAGGATCGATCTTCATCGCCGGCGCCGCCGTGCAGTGGTTGCGCGACGGCATCAAGGTGATCGGCAAGGCCGAACAGAGCGGCAAGCTGGCGGCCGAGGCCGATCCGACCCAGGACGTGTATCTGGTGCCGGCCTTTGTCGGGCTCGGCGCGCCCCACTGGGATGCCGAGGCGCGGGGCGCGATCTTTGGCCTGACCCGCAATTCGGGGCCGGCGGAGTTTGCCCGCGCCGCGCTCGAATCCGTCGCCTACCAGACGCGCGACCTGCTCGATGCCATGCGCAAGGATTGGAAGGGTACGGCGGCCAAGACGGTGCTTCGGGTCGACGGCGGCATGGTGGCATCCGACTGGACCATGCAACGGCTGGCCGACATTCTTGACGCGCCGGTCGACCGTCCGACCATTCTGGAGACGACCGCGCTCGGTGCCGCCTGGCTCGCCGGCTCGAAGGCGGGCGTGTGGCCGAAGGCGCGGGAATTCGCCAAGACATGGGCGCTCGACCGGCGCTTCAGACCGGACATGGAACCAGCGGTACGCTCGGCCAAGCTGGCGGGGTGGCGCGATGCTGTTCGCAGGACGCTGAGCGTGCCATAA
- a CDS encoding DUF6882 domain-containing protein produces MKPNWYSAWRAEAIKQLEAKNKRLEEEFRIGHWSRYDLSNGKLLFSKDGAIKVITEIQIAGSTNVKAQNWLWAWANSNLPDSLLRDAKLVRFFGEKNGIDELAQAYVIDGDQLEVLGWELAAVTVRICDAVGAYRSPRGEGGALYYIFKTINWAS; encoded by the coding sequence ATGAAGCCAAACTGGTACTCTGCTTGGCGCGCCGAGGCTATCAAACAACTTGAGGCCAAGAATAAGCGCTTGGAGGAAGAATTCCGCATCGGCCACTGGTCGCGCTATGACTTGAGCAACGGAAAGCTCTTGTTCTCCAAGGACGGAGCGATCAAGGTGATCACCGAAATCCAGATCGCCGGTTCCACGAATGTCAAGGCACAGAACTGGCTCTGGGCGTGGGCAAATTCAAATCTGCCCGATAGTCTTCTTAGAGATGCAAAGCTGGTTCGGTTCTTCGGCGAGAAGAACGGCATTGACGAACTGGCTCAGGCTTACGTGATAGATGGGGATCAGCTGGAAGTGCTGGGTTGGGAATTGGCGGCCGTCACGGTTCGAATTTGCGATGCCGTCGGAGCGTACCGATCACCCCGTGGTGAAGGTGGCGCACTTTATTATATCTTCAAGACCATTAATTGGGCCAGCTGA